A DNA window from Streptomyces sp. 71268 contains the following coding sequences:
- a CDS encoding Cmx/CmrA family chloramphenicol efflux MFS transporter, whose protein sequence is MPLSLYMLGLAVFAQGTSEFMLSGLLPDIARDLDVSVSTAGTLTSAFAVGMMIGAPLMALVSMRWSRRRALLVFLNAFLVLHVIGAVTTSFPVLLGTRVLAALANAGFLAVALATATSLAPPNAKARATSVLLGGVTVACVAGVPGGALLGQLWGWRAAFWAVAAVSAPAVFAIVRAVPATAGAAAGPVSARDELRALRAPRLSVVLLLGALVNGATFCALTYLASVATEVTGLGEGWLPVLLALFGVGSFLGVTFSGRVADSRPLPLLLAGGAALLVGWAAFALTAGNAVATVAFVLVQGTLSFAVGSTLIARALYAAGAAPTLGGSFATAAFNVGAAVGPVAGALAIGAGAGYRAPLWVSALLVALAFAVAGVATAVRRGSAGERGDQAPTA, encoded by the coding sequence GTGCCCCTTTCGCTCTACATGCTGGGCCTCGCCGTGTTCGCCCAGGGAACCTCTGAGTTCATGCTGTCCGGCCTGTTGCCGGACATCGCCCGTGACCTCGACGTGTCCGTGTCCACCGCGGGGACGCTGACCTCGGCGTTCGCCGTGGGAATGATGATCGGCGCGCCGTTGATGGCCCTGGTCAGCATGCGCTGGTCGCGCCGGCGCGCGCTGCTGGTGTTCCTGAACGCGTTCCTGGTCCTGCACGTCATCGGCGCCGTGACCACGAGCTTCCCGGTGCTGCTCGGCACCCGGGTGCTCGCGGCGCTGGCCAACGCCGGTTTCCTCGCGGTGGCGCTGGCCACCGCGACCAGTCTGGCCCCGCCGAACGCCAAGGCCCGGGCCACCTCCGTGCTGCTCGGCGGCGTCACCGTGGCCTGCGTCGCGGGCGTGCCCGGCGGCGCGCTGCTCGGCCAACTCTGGGGCTGGCGCGCCGCGTTCTGGGCCGTGGCCGCGGTTTCGGCGCCGGCCGTGTTCGCCATCGTGCGTGCCGTGCCCGCGACGGCGGGCGCGGCGGCGGGCCCGGTCAGCGCGCGCGACGAACTGCGCGCCCTGCGCGCGCCGCGCCTCTCCGTCGTGCTGCTGCTCGGCGCGCTGGTCAACGGGGCGACGTTCTGCGCGCTGACCTACCTCGCCTCGGTGGCCACCGAGGTCACCGGCCTCGGCGAGGGGTGGTTGCCGGTGCTGCTCGCGCTGTTCGGCGTGGGCTCGTTCCTCGGCGTGACGTTCAGCGGCCGGGTGGCCGACAGCCGTCCGCTGCCGCTGCTGCTGGCGGGTGGCGCGGCGCTGCTCGTCGGCTGGGCGGCGTTCGCGCTGACGGCCGGCAACGCGGTGGCCACGGTGGCGTTCGTACTGGTCCAGGGCACGCTGTCGTTCGCCGTCGGCTCCACGCTGATCGCGCGGGCGCTGTACGCGGCGGGCGCGGCGCCCACCCTCGGTGGAAGCTTCGCCACGGCCGCATTCAACGTGGGCGCCGCGGTCGGCCCCGTGGCCGGCGCCCTGGCCATCGGCGCGGGCGCCGGCTACCGCGCGCCCCTGTGGGTCAGCGCCCTGCTCGTCGCCCTCGCGTTCGCCGTGGCGGGTGTGGCCACGGCCGTACGCCGGGGCTCGGCGGGCGAGCGCGGTGATCAGGCACCGACCGCGTGA
- a CDS encoding alpha/beta hydrolase, with protein sequence MFEGFEAERVRVGDASIFVRHGGQGPPVVLLHGHPRTSATWHRVAPLLVQGGFTVVCPDLRGYGRSTGPAPTADHTGYSKRAVAGDVVEVMRSLGHTRFALAGHDRGGAVALRLALDHPDAVSRVALIDCLPISEHLSRITAEFATQWWHWFFFAQPDIPERVINADPDRWYHGDPLSMGQENHDEWRAATRDPDVVRAMLEDYRAGLTVDRRHEEEDRAAGRHVRCPALVLWSLRDDLEDLYGDPLRIWRRWAPDVRGHGIDSGHHVAEEAPRALASSLADFLTVRPE encoded by the coding sequence TTGTTCGAGGGCTTCGAGGCCGAACGGGTCCGGGTCGGCGATGCGTCGATCTTCGTACGGCACGGCGGGCAGGGGCCGCCGGTGGTGCTGCTGCACGGCCATCCCCGGACGTCGGCGACCTGGCACCGGGTCGCCCCGCTCCTGGTCCAGGGCGGCTTCACCGTGGTCTGCCCGGACCTCCGGGGGTACGGCCGGTCCACCGGCCCGGCGCCCACCGCGGACCACACCGGGTACTCCAAGCGGGCCGTCGCCGGTGACGTGGTCGAGGTGATGCGCTCGCTCGGCCACACCCGCTTCGCGCTCGCCGGACACGACCGGGGCGGCGCCGTCGCGCTGCGCCTCGCGCTCGACCACCCCGACGCGGTCTCGCGGGTGGCGCTGATCGACTGCCTTCCCATCAGCGAGCACCTGTCCCGCATCACGGCCGAGTTCGCCACGCAGTGGTGGCACTGGTTCTTCTTCGCCCAGCCGGACATCCCCGAGCGGGTCATCAACGCCGACCCGGACCGCTGGTACCACGGCGATCCGCTGAGCATGGGCCAGGAGAACCACGACGAGTGGCGCGCGGCCACGCGCGACCCCGACGTGGTGCGGGCGATGTTGGAGGACTACCGGGCCGGCCTCACCGTCGACCGGCGACACGAGGAGGAGGACCGCGCCGCCGGGAGGCACGTACGGTGCCCGGCCCTGGTCCTGTGGTCGCTGCGGGACGACCTGGAGGACCTGTACGGGGACCCGTTGCGGATCTGGCGCCGGTGGGCACCGGACGTACGGGGCCACGGCATCGACTCCGGGCACCACGTGGCCGAGGAGGCGCCGAGGGCGCTGGCCTCCTCCCTCGCGGACTTCCTGACCGTACGGCCCGAGTAG